A stretch of DNA from Limnohabitans sp. MORI2:
GCTGCGATGCGTACTTCGCAACTGCAAGCGTTGGGGACCAGCGCCCTGGCTGGCATGACCACAGATCAGGTGGCCGCATTGACAACCGCACAGGTGGCTAGCTTGTCGACGGGGGCAGTGGCAGGACTTAACACCAATCAAGTGAACCACTTGACCAGCACTCAAGTGGCTGCGCTGAGTACCGATCAAGTACGTGCCATGGAAACTGCGGATGTGGCTGTTTTGAGTAGCACACAACTTGGTGCTCTGACCACGGCTCAGGTTGCCAGTTTGGCAACTGATCAGGTGGCTGCACTGAACTCTTCTGAGGTTGCAGGTTTGACCACAGCGAGTATGCGCACACTCAGCAGCAGTCAGCTGCAAGCCATGACGACTGCGGCGCTCAATGCACTGAACTCGACACAAGTGGGTGGTTTGTCGACCAGCCAAATTCAGTTACTGACCACATCACAGGTGGCTGCATTGAATACAGCGGTTGTGCATGGGCTCAGCACCACCTTGGTCAAGGCGATGGAGACTGCGGATGTTGCATCGCTGAATACAGACCAAATTACTGCGATGACTACCGATCAGGTGGTCGCCTTGACCACGGGGCAAATTCAATCGCTGACGACGGCGCAGTTGCAAGCTTTTGATCAAGCGAAGTTGCAAGCACTCAGCACAGCCCAAGTGGTGGCGTTGACGACCGATCAAGTGAAAGGTTTGACCACTACACAAGTGGGACAGCTGACGACAGACAGTGTCAAAGCGTTGACCACGGATCAAGTCTCTGCCTTGACCGAAGCGCAAATTGCTAAGCTCACCACCAACAGCATTGCTGAATTGCGTACGGCACAAATAGCAGCCCTGAGCACCGCACAAATTGCGGCCATGACGACTACCCAAGTGGCTCAATTGACCACAGCCAGCGCATCCACGCTGAGTGCTGAACAAGTGTTTGCGTTCACCACCGATCAAATCAAAAAATTGAGCACAAGTGCGACGGCAGCTCTGACTGTCACTAGTGTTGCTGCCATGGGGACTGGTCAATTGGCAGCATTGACCACTGATCAAATTCGTGCGCTCGAGACAGAAGACTTTGCCCGTTTGGATGATGCGCAAGTTGGGGCGCTGACCACAGCGCAAGTGGCGAAGCTAGAAGATGGTGACATTCAAGCCTTGGATGATCGCTTAGATAAATTCAGCACAAGCCAGGTGCAGGCGTTGACGACAGCGCATGTGGCGGTTCTGAGTTCTGACCAAGTCACTGGTTTCAGCACGGCACAACTCAATGCACTGTCCACTGAGCAATTGGTGAAAGTGTCTACATCAGCAGTGGCTCGTTTGACCACGACACAAGTTGCATCTCTGAGTTCCACCTTGCTACCAGCATTGACAACAACCCAAGTGGGTGCAATGTCAACCAATGCGATTCGTGCCATTACTACTTCTCAAGTGACGGACTTGTTGGCGGCTCAAATCAACGCCATGACGACTTCTGGTGTCGCGAGCTTGACCACTTCTCAGCTAGAGAAATTGAGCACCACACAGGTGGCTGGCTTGTCGAGCGACACAGTCAGGGCAATGACCACCACACAGTTGCAAGCATTCACCTCTACGCAAGTAGCTAAGTTGGATACTTCGGTCATCGCGAACCTGAAGACCAGCCAAGTGACAGCACTCAAGACAGACCAAGTGGCTGCCTTGACAACAAACCAAGTGATCGCATTGACTACAACAGCTGTCTCTAAGTTTGACACGACACAGTTGACAGCACTGACCACCACACAAGTGCCCAAGCTTTCAAGTGATCAGGTGAAGAATTTGAGTACTGCCCAGGTGGCGGCTTTGACGACATCGCAGACCGCTGCTGTCAATACGGACGCAGTGGCGGCAATGTCTACTGCGCAAATCAATGCCTTGACTACATCTCAAATTGCTGCGCTCAGTACCAACCAAGTGGTGGCATTGACCACCGAGCAGGTTGCTAGCATGAAGACTGAGCAAGTGGCAGCGTTGACCACCGATGGGGTGGTGGCGCTGGAGAATGCGGACATTGATGCTTTGACCACAAGTCAAGTTCGTGCGTTGACCACCTCACAAGTGTTGCAAGGCTTGTCTACCAGCGATGTGGCTCGCTTGACCACGACTCAGTTGGCAGCAATGCGCGGCAATCAAATCGCGGCGATGAGCACCGATCAAATTGCCAAGATGACCACCGATCAAGTCAGCCATTTGACCTATGACCAAGTGGCGGCGTTGACGACATCGCAAGTGGCCAATATGGAAACAGCCGACATTGCCAAGTTGAGCGCATCGCAAGCCGCAGCGCTTTCTACTGCGCAAATGCAGGCAATCACCACCACACAAATTGACAAGTTGGATACGTCTGTTGTTGCAGGTCTGACTAGCACGCAGCTTGCAGCCCTGAGCACCAGCCAAGTCGCGAAGTTCAGCACTGGGCAAATTGGTGCGTTGACCACCGCCCTGGTACGTGACTTGAGCACTGATCAAGTGGCAAACCTGACCACAGATCAATTACGTGCGCTAGACACAACACAGGTACAAGCGCTTGAAACCGCAGATTTGGCTGCGTTGAGTTCAACCAAAGTGAATGCTTTGAGCACTGGGCAAATTGGCGCGTTGACCACAGCACAAGCCGTGGCCTTGACCACCACGCAAATGGCTAATTTGTCGACTGGCAACTTGGCTGCTCTCAGCACTGCTGCTGTCAGTCAGTTGTTACAAGCACAAGTGGAAGCGCTGACATCAACGCAAATCAGCAAGCTCACAACTGGGCAAATCAAAGCGTTGACGACGGGTAACGTGGCGGCATTGAGCACCACGCAAATTGCTGGCTTTGATACGACCAACCAGATTCAAGCGATCACCACAGCACAAGTGGCGGCCTTGTCGTCTGATCAAATTGTGGGCCTGAGCACTAACCAGATCCAAGTCATCAGCACGGCGCAGATCCAAGCGATGAATGTGGATCAAGTCTCCAAGTTGACAACGGGTCAAGTTGAGAAGCTCAATAGCTCACAATTACGTGCATTGAGCACCACAAATGTGGCTGGTTTGAGTTCTGACCAGGTCAACGCCCTGAGTTCAACGAATTTGAACTTGCTGGAAACTGCACAAATAGCGGCCATCTCAGCAGCAGTGGTTGCTGCGTTGGATACGTCTAAGTTGGCTGCATTGAACACGACACAGATTGGAGCACTCTCTGCGGATCAGCTGAATGCCTTTACGACCGACGAAGTTGCTGCATTGACCACGGGGCAGATCAGAGCGCTGAGCTCATCGCAAATTCAAGCGTTGACCTCTAGCGGCGTTGCTGCATTGACCTCAGATCAAGTTCAAGCTTTGACCACCTCGCAAGTGGCGAATTTGACAAACAACACGGTGGCTTCGCTGACGTCTGATCAAGTGAACTATTTGACAACCACACAAGTTCAGCATTTGTCTGATCCAGTGATTGCAGCCTTGAATACGACCCAAGTCTCTAACTTGGATACTGCGCTGCTGCATGCGTTGACCACAACACAAGTTCGTGCATTGACCTCCACTTCTGTGACGAATTTGAGTACGGACCAAGTGGTGGCGTTGCGTACAGACCAAATCGCTGCCTTGGATGTGGTGGATGTCACAGCCATGTCTACTGATCAGGTTGGCGCACTGACCACAGATCAAGTGGCCGCCTTGACCTTTGCTATGGTCAAAGCCATCAGCACAGATCAAGTGACTGCCTTGACCACCAGTATCAATGCCATGACTCAAATCAAGGCATTGACATCGGCTCAGACAGCGGCGTTGACAACGGATCAGGTAGCTGCATTGACGACTTCTCAAGTCCAAGATTTGACGACTGTCTCTGCACAAGCCTTGACCACGGACCAAGTGGCTGCTTTGACGACCGATCAAATCACTAAGCTGAGTACAACAAATATCAGGGCTATGTCTGATACGCAGTTGACGGCGTTGACCTCTGATCAGGTGGCCAAACTGACAGTTGATCAAATCAAAGCTTTGGAGGGGGCAGATATTGCAGCCTTCGCAACGGATGAGATTGCTGCTTTGTCGACTGATCAAATGCGCGCCCTGACGACTGCGTTGGTTGCAGCTTTGACGACCGATCAAGTGGCGATCATCGATACAACTCAGTTGCGAAGCTTGACTTCAACTCAGGTGAGAGCCTTGACGACCGACCAAGTGACAAACTTGACGACCGATCAAGTCAGCAGTTTGACGACTTCACAGTTGGCATCACTGACTAGCGCTCAGGTAGGGGCTTTGACAACGACGCAGATTAGTTCGTTGACTGCAACTCAGCTGTACGGTTTGATTAGTAGGGCTTGAGATGACTGTGTGATTGGCGGCTATTTAAACGCCGTCAATCACTCAGCATAGTAGTTCTCGATTGAATAGAAATATGTTTTCGCCTTTATGAACAAAGTCGAATTCATATTGAGCGATAGCCTTAAAGAAGTTTTTAGATGATCCTGAGAACGGAAGCATCCAGTCGTGCAGTTCGATGATTAACAGTGGGAACTCTCGCATCCAAGATGTGTCACCTTCAAACAAACTCTCTTCACCTCCTTCGATGTCAATTTTGAACATCATAGGTTTCATGTGTTTAGTTTTTTGAAGGATGGTTTTCGGTGAAATCGCAGAAACTTTCACGCTTTCAGAGTTCGCCTGATCCTTTTTGCGTGTCCTAAACCCCCAGTCTGAATGTCCAGGATCCTCTAGATAAAGGTCACCATCTTGTCCAGCAATCGCTCCGTGGAAAATATGAACAGCTTCGTACGGCTGAGTGTTCAAGGTTAGAAGGCTTACATTCTCACGATCTGGTTCAATCGCATAAACATATGAGTTGTTGTAAATTTCTAAAAAATAGACAGCTGATGCACCTATGTTTGCGCCAGCATCAATGATCAGACCTTGCTGATTTTGCGTGTGCTCATGGAAGTACTCCACAAAACGTTTTCCTTGGGGCCAATGAGCAATGTTGTAGTCTGAGTTTTGAAAAATTTGTTTAACGACGCCCTTGTCTCCAAGGCTTTGATTTCGGTATGAGAACCTAATGGGCTTATTTCCAAAACTAACTTCTAGCGCGGCAAGTTTCATAGTATTTATTTTTGTAAATTAAGCTGATGTATGGGTGTAGTCAATGTCAGTTTTTTCAATGTCGCTGTAGGAAGGAATTTGAGCGCCTAACATGGGTGTGGTGCAGTACCAATTGTCCGTGCGTTGTAGCTTTTTCCATGTTTGGTCGATTGCAAATTTGTGATAAATCACACTTCGTGGAGAAGCTGCTCTGAATTTTTCCATTCCAATGATCGAGTCCATGCAGTTAATCATCAACTGTTTTACATACCGACGTCGCACGATATAGCCTGAAGTTGTGGCAGATTCAAATACTTGATTCACTTTATACATCCCGATTTCGGCGTTGGTAGGCATTGGAACCAACTTTGTTCCACCTAGTAAAAATACATCGAGATCAGAAAATTTCTTTAGTGTGTAGTCAATCGTTTGCTCGGTAGTTTCTCTTGTGTCGCGAAAGTTGAAGTCATCCTCAAAGATGCAGCACCATTCATTCTCAGTTTCCGTCATAAATTTAGTCATGGCGAGCAAATGCGACTTGGCGCATCCTAAGCCTCCAAAATCTTGATCTTCGATTGCACGAATCCACTCAAATGTATTGAGTGCAAAGCCTTGCGTATCAGTGTTGGCAACAAACAGTGCTCGACGATCCTCGCGTGCATCTAAACTGATAAGGTAGCAACTAGCATTTGTGAAGCTAAAAGTCATGATGATTTCCAATTTATTTCTGAATAAAACTTTGCGAAAACGTGCCGCTTAATATCGTAGAAAATGCCTTAGCTTCATCGGTAAAGTCGCCTTCTCGTATTAGGGTTAAATTTTTCTCTATGTGATCCGACTTCCCACCCATCCAAATAAGTTTTCTAAATGAATGCCACACCAGTTCCGTATAGGCATGCTCTTTTGTTTGGATGTTTGAGTCTTCAGATTCAGATGAAAGTGAAGTTAAGAATGGGAACGCTACAAAAGCTTTGAGTTTCCTAGTCTGAACCAATGCACGGTACGTCAGGTCAATTGGTGTATCTAGTTGTTGCATGGCATTCAACATCGATGCAACTTTGCTGATGGAATTTTTGTTAACAATGTACGCTGCGGTACTGGCAAAGTTCATTTCGCAAAGATCGAGAATGCGCAGTTGATCATTTTTAAGGCAGCTTTGTTTGAGTTGAAATAAATCCAACATGGTTGCTGCATTCGGTACGCAGATGTCCGTATAGAGCAGGTCCCATTCGAACTCTGGAGTAGTAATAATTTTTTCAATAACGGTTTGCGTTTTGTTGCAAAGCACGATGTCATCTTCAACAATAAACAGATGGTCTTTGTTATTGATGTTTTGATTCATCAACTCGCGATGACTTAAGAAGCAGCCCTTTGCGCCGTTGGAGAGTTGCCCTTGAATGTTGTTTGCTTCAACATACTTTTTGTCAAGAGCTTCAAACCGATGAAGTGGCCAGTTCAGAGTGTTGTGTTGAGCAAAGTTTTTCTCGAGCTGAGCACGCTTTTCTGTTTCAGATGCGAGGTTGATGTAGTAGCAGTCCATAGGGGTCTCACATTTGCAAGATCAAACGATCTGAGTAGTGCATGATCTCGTTGCCAAGTAAGAAGCTAAACCCGTTTGGCCAGCGTTTCATATTGGCAATGGCAAGCGATACGTTGGATTCTTTGTTGCCAATGAAGTAATCGCATTTCAACGCAATCAGCGCATCAATCAACACCTCTTGTCCAGCTTTGTGGCCATCGTTCGTAGACAGATGTACGCCAATTTGCGAGCTGGTTCTTTCTGATGGTGTGAAGAGGACACGCTCACCGTATTTGATTTGGAAGTACTCCAAAATTTGCACAGCATCGGTCATTAAAAAGATGCCAATGCCAGGGTTGAGCTCCAGCATGCGATCTATGAATCCAAAGTAATGTGCATTGGTTTTTTGCAAGCCTGGTGATTCATGAATCTTGTCAGAGCCGCGCATGTGCACGGCTATCCAGTTGCGCTGAGCCATGTGGCGCTGGTAGAAGTCATCTGCTTTGGCTTGCATGGCATCGGTCGGTTGGATGAATTTTTCAAACAAGAGTTTGTAAATGTCATCTTCAGACAGGCCAAAGTAACAAGACTTTTCTGAAATCCAAGGCTTGATGGAAGTGAGTGATGTATAAAAATCACTCACCAAAATAGGTTCTGTGCGACTCAAAAAATATTGAGCGGATTGCTTGGAGTATTCACCAGAAAATATTTGTCTATTTTCTGTATAGATGTTTTGGCCATGCCACTTCGGCGGATAAATGCCGTCTTCAGTGCACAACTTTTCTAAGTCTGGATTCTCGAAGCCTTGAAAAAACTCGCTGATGCTGTTGCGTGTGTTTTCAAGCCTGAAAATGCAGTTCGTTCCCCAAAGCGGAATTGGCGTGCGATGCGTTAATTCCGCCACCAACAGTTGTGACAGAAGGTGATGGACTTCACTCCAAAATCCATGCCCCCAAGCTTTGATGATCAGATATTTTCCGGGATCAACGGATGCATGAGGTAGTTCACAGGCGCGAAAGTTTTCTGGAAAACCGTACGCCATTTCGAACTCGCGCTCAATCTGCTGTTTGTAGTCCACATCCTCAGGATGTGCCGCCAAGTATTCACGCGCATAGATCTCTGCCAAGGGCGCATTGCCTTGGCGGATGATGTTCTGAATTTCAATTTTTCGGGCGATGACGTCAGACATGGTCGAACAAATTAAATTTCAAGCAGCAAAGCCTCAAGCGCCCGTGCCTGATGTGCAGGTGTATGTGGCCACTCTTGGCGGTCCAAAATGCCTTGCAGCTTGCGCTTGGCTGCTTCGCGTTCGTCAGCATGGGTTGCCAAGCGCAATGCCTTGTCGTGGTATTCCTCAAAGCTGGTGCAGGTGAGCTCGCTCATGCCGATGTCGTGCAGCAGGCTGGCGGCCACTCGCGAAGAGAAGCTCCCGCCACACAACGTCACAACTGGCAAGCCTGAACGCAAGGCATCACCCGCCGTGGTGTGGCCGTTGTAGGGGTAGGTGTCAATGAAGACATCGGCCAAGCGATAGCGTGCCAAGTGGTCTTCGACGCGTGGGAGACGTGAAGCAAAAATGATGCGTTCAGGATCGATGCCATGATCACGTGCACTTTGTGCCAAATTTTTGTGAGCACCTTCGTTGAGTTTCATCAACCACAGCACGCTTCCTGGGACTTCTTTTAATAAATCCATCCAAACTTTGAACAGAGGCGGATTGATTTTGTAGTCGTGGTTGAAGCTGCAAAACACAATGCCTTCGTCTGGTAAACCAAAGTCAGATCGTTTGGGAGTGTCAGGTGATGGCACCACCGTATCGTCACGCGGTAAGTAGCAATGCGGCAGGGTGAGAATTTTTTCTTGATAGTGCTTTTCAAACTCAGGCGGAATGATGCGCGGGTCAGAAATCAAATAATCAATGTATGGCAAGCCCAAGGTGCCTGGAAAACCTAGATAGGTGACTTGGGTTGGCGCAGGGCGATACGCCAAGATGTCGAGACGAGTGCCTTCGGTGTGACCCGACAGCTCGACCACCACATCAATTTCCATCGCCCGCATGAGTTTGGCCACCTCAATGCTAGGCATGGTGTTGCAGTCGATGTAATGGTCGAAAGCGCATCGGTAACGACGCCACAAATCGCTGTCGTCGCCAACGCCCGTAAAGAAGCCTGTTAATTCAAATTTACTCTTGTCAAACTGCTCAATCAGGCCAATCAGCAAATAGCCGACGGGATGAATGCGGAAATCGGCCGACATGAATGCGACACGTTTTTTGCGATGTTGGTATTTTTCACCGGTCCACAAAGGTGTTGAAGAGGCTTTGTATTTGTCAGCTGCATACAACTCAGCACATTTGCGAATGGTGGCTGCATCATCCGTGATAGACATGATGGTCAGCGGGCCGCAGGTGAGTTTGCCGGCATGAATGCCTGCGATGATGCGGGCTTTGGCTCCCTCGAAGTCGGTCCAGTCACAATTGCTCATGCGAGCACCCATCAGATGCCCTTCGCCATAGGCATAGTCAGGTGCAACTTGTAATGCGTGAGCAAACGCACGCGTGGCCAATGTGTATTGCTTGTACTGACCCAACAATTGGCCTTGGCCTTCTAAGGCGCGCACATGGTTGGGTTCAATCTCTGTCGCAGCTGTCAAAGTCAACAGTGCATCGTGGTGACGGTTGATGCCTTGCAACAACGCGGCTTTGTTGGTGTAGGCCTCCATGTAGTGGGGGTCGACATCAATCGCTTGGTCGTACGCAACGATGGCATCTTCCGCCAGGCCTAAGTCATGCAAGGTCTTGGCTTTGGCGAAAAAGCCAAGCGGCAAATGTGGTGCCGCTTGTGTGGCGCGATCAAAGTAGCCCAAGGCTTCTTTGGTTTTTCCGAGGTGAGAGCACGACACACCCAGCGAATACAGCGTCATGAAGTTGTTGCTGTCAATGGCCAATGCTTGTTGCAAAAGGGCTTCTGCTTGTGCATGTTGTCCAGTGCCTTGCAGTCCGATGGCTTGCGAGTTGAGTGCAGCTGCTTCAGGGTTGCTGCTGCTCATTGGGTTGGTGCCATTTTGAGAGAGTCGCAACGTTTCCAAATGAGCCTGCGCGCCCGTGAGGCGCGGGTCCAGCTTGAGAGATTTGTTGACGGCCTGAGTCGCTTCTGGGATGCGATTCAAGTGATACAAAATCACCGACAGCGCGAGATGTGCCTGCGCAAAGTTAGGCGATGCCTTGACCGCTTTTTGCATATGTGGGAGCGCTTGCTCATATCGACCACGGCTCGACTCAATCGCTCCTAGCGAATAAAGCGCAGCTGCATTCTTCGCATCGAGCTTGAGTGCTTGTTCAAACAACGTTTGCGCGGCGTCTAACTCGCCTGCATGTTGGTGTGCAAGAGCCTCATTGATGAGGGTCTGAATCGATTTTTTTGGCGCTTTGGTAGTCATATGCGGTGTTTCGCTTTGGTTATACCCAGTCAATCGGCACATGCTGGCCGGCTGAGGCTAAAAGTTGTTGACGTTTCACACGTAAATCGAGGTTAGGTGCAGGCCATTTTTTGTAGATAGACAAGTAATCCGTCACAGTTTGCATGCCATTGCTTTGGCTGTTCCCGCCACGACGGTCGTGCTGGTTGACATAGTCTTTGTAGACCATGGCGCCGGTGATGTTGGCGTGCACAAAGGGGGTGTCGCTGGCAACGTTGAGCAAAAAGTCCCAGTCGTCCAAGCTTGAAAGGTGGGGGTCTTGCAACCGACCATGCACAGCCTCACGGGGAAAAATTACGCTGTGATTCAGGATGAAATTCTTGACGTACAACGCGTTGAAGTCAGCATTTGCTACTGAGAAGGCTTGCCCTGGTTGAGGGGGGAGGTCTGGTTGAGAGCGATCTTCTTGAATGACGCAGTAGTTGGTGTAAATCACCGAGCCTGGGTTATCCAAGGTTGTCAAAAAAGCACGTTCTAAATAATCAATGCTGAACGCATCATCATCATCTAAGAAGATCACGTATTTCCCACGCGCCATGGAAAGACCTACGTTTCGACTCAGTGCAGGCCCAAGTTTGCCGATTCGTTTGCAAAAACTGTCTTGCTCACGCAGGTTTTGGCTGATCACATGCATGGTGGCTGCATCCACTGTGTCAGCCACCACAATCATTTCGTGATCTGTGAAGGTATTGGCGCAGACCGATTGCATGGCACGCGCAAGCAACCGTGGTCGCTCATGCGTTGCGATGATGATGCTGAAATAAGGCGGCTTCATGCGTTGAACCGATCCGTGAGTTCTCGCGCCAATGCTTCCACGACGGGGAGCCATGCTTTGGGTTCAGGTTGTCGAAAGAGTTGCACGCTGGGATACCAGGGGGAATCTGTGCGGTCGAGTAACCAACGGAAATCAGGGGCAAACGGCAACATAACCCAAGTGGGTATTCCTAGCGCACTGGTGAGATGGGCGACGGAGGTGTCGACTGTGATCACGACATCCAGTTCGCTGGCTAGGCCAGCTGTTTCATTGAAAGAGGTGAGTGCGGGGCGCCAATCATGCAAATTCGACCACAGACGTAAGCGCGCCTCGTCATAGGGGCGAATCTCTGTTTGCAAAATGTGGAAATCCATGTCCATCGCCAACAGTGGCGACAGTTGGTCCAGCGTCATGCTCCGGTTGTGATCGTTCACATGTGTGGTGCTGCCTGACCAGCTGATGCCAATTTGTGGACGAGACCGTTGAGGGACCCGTTGTCGCCATGCCTGACGGACGACGGCATCCGCTTTCAAGTAGCTGGGCGTGGCTGGAATGGTGTCAAGTTGCGTCTCGAAAATGCGAGGCAAGCTCATCAGGGTGATGTGGCAATCATGCGCAGGCAAGGTGTCTGCTGTTTGGCGTGAAGACACCACTTGTAAGGCTGGATGCATGCTGCTGAGTAACTCGATCAGTGCAGGCTCGACAGAAAGAATCACATGGATTCCGCGCTGCTGCAGCAGCAATGCGTATCGCGCAAATTGAATTTGATCACCTAGGCCTTGCTCAGGGCAAATCAACAAGCGTTGGCCTGTGATGTCTTGCACACCATCCCACAGTGGCGTTCGCATGGGGACTGTGGGGTTGTTTAAAAAGTTGCTTGTTTGAAAGCGTTTTTCATAACACTGCCAGCCCTCTTTGAATGAGCCGCTGAGCAACAAGTCAAACGATAGGTTGTATTCGTACTCGGGGTTGTCGGGGTTGAGGGCCATCGCCTTGCGCAAATCAGCCATGCTTTCATCGATCTGGAGTAGTGCACGGTGGGCATTGCTGCGAGCCATGTAGGCCGATGTGACCGTTGGATCAAGCTTGATGGCTTGATTGGCAGCTTGAATCGCCAGTAAGAATTTTTCTTGCTGCACCAAAACTTGGGCTTGTCTTGCATGCGAGAGTGCTTTTTTCGGACGCAACGCGATGGCCGCGCTGATGCTCAAAAATGCATCGTCAAACATGTGCATCTTGGCTTGTACGTCAGACAGGTTTTCAAACGCATCGGCGAAGTCGATCTTGATTTGCAGTGCAGCACAGTAGCAATCGATGGCTTTGAGGTATTGCTGCTCTTGGTGGTGCGCGACGCCTTTGCAGTAATAAAACTGAGCATCGTCTGGAAATTCGTCTAAGGCGAGGCCATACCAATGGGCCGCATCCTCAAAATTTTCGGATTGCATCAATGCCGCGCCTTGGCGTAGCAAGGCCTCCCGCGTTGCAGCGGGCGTCGAGGACGGGCGAACTTGCGATGTGCTCATGACTGTTTTTTTGACACTGAAAACCATAAAACAATGGCTGATACGCAATATGTAAGCCAAGTTTTTCCGTCAGCTGAGGGTGTCAAGTAAAGCGGCAAAGCTAGTTGGCACAGAAATCGCTTGGTGTTCCCTAACTTAATTTGCACAACCAGGAGTTTTCAGATGACCCTTATCCAAGAATTGATGAACCAAAGCGCAACCGGCAGCTTGCTGCAAGGTGGCAACATCAAGCGATTCAGCCCTTTGGAAATCCGCGAAACCATTCAAACCTTGGTGGCGACTGAACAGATCGAAACAGCCTATGCCTTGGGTGAAGCGGGCCTGGCTATTTACCCTTCCAGCGAAGACATGCTCGCCATTTGTGGCTTGCTCGCTGTGATGCGCCAAGACTGGCCAGCTGCCGTAGAGCTGCTGCAAGACTTGGTCGAATTGCAGGGCGCCAATATTCAACCGTTCACTTATGTGATGTTGGTTCGCGCATTGCGCTGCAACTTGGACCCCGCAGGTGCATTGAAGATGGCTAACCAAGGCTTGCATTTTTACCCTGGTCAATTGGAGTTGGAAGCTG
This window harbors:
- a CDS encoding tetratricopeptide repeat protein; translated protein: MTTKAPKKSIQTLINEALAHQHAGELDAAQTLFEQALKLDAKNAAALYSLGAIESSRGRYEQALPHMQKAVKASPNFAQAHLALSVILYHLNRIPEATQAVNKSLKLDPRLTGAQAHLETLRLSQNGTNPMSSSNPEAAALNSQAIGLQGTGQHAQAEALLQQALAIDSNNFMTLYSLGVSCSHLGKTKEALGYFDRATQAAPHLPLGFFAKAKTLHDLGLAEDAIVAYDQAIDVDPHYMEAYTNKAALLQGINRHHDALLTLTAATEIEPNHVRALEGQGQLLGQYKQYTLATRAFAHALQVAPDYAYGEGHLMGARMSNCDWTDFEGAKARIIAGIHAGKLTCGPLTIMSITDDAATIRKCAELYAADKYKASSTPLWTGEKYQHRKKRVAFMSADFRIHPVGYLLIGLIEQFDKSKFELTGFFTGVGDDSDLWRRYRCAFDHYIDCNTMPSIEVAKLMRAMEIDVVVELSGHTEGTRLDILAYRPAPTQVTYLGFPGTLGLPYIDYLISDPRIIPPEFEKHYQEKILTLPHCYLPRDDTVVPSPDTPKRSDFGLPDEGIVFCSFNHDYKINPPLFKVWMDLLKEVPGSVLWLMKLNEGAHKNLAQSARDHGIDPERIIFASRLPRVEDHLARYRLADVFIDTYPYNGHTTAGDALRSGLPVVTLCGGSFSSRVAASLLHDIGMSELTCTSFEEYHDKALRLATHADEREAAKRKLQGILDRQEWPHTPAHQARALEALLLEI
- a CDS encoding tetratricopeptide repeat-containing glycosyltransferase family protein gives rise to the protein MSTSQVRPSSTPAATREALLRQGAALMQSENFEDAAHWYGLALDEFPDDAQFYYCKGVAHHQEQQYLKAIDCYCAALQIKIDFADAFENLSDVQAKMHMFDDAFLSISAAIALRPKKALSHARQAQVLVQQEKFLLAIQAANQAIKLDPTVTSAYMARSNAHRALLQIDESMADLRKAMALNPDNPEYEYNLSFDLLLSGSFKEGWQCYEKRFQTSNFLNNPTVPMRTPLWDGVQDITGQRLLICPEQGLGDQIQFARYALLLQQRGIHVILSVEPALIELLSSMHPALQVVSSRQTADTLPAHDCHITLMSLPRIFETQLDTIPATPSYLKADAVVRQAWRQRVPQRSRPQIGISWSGSTTHVNDHNRSMTLDQLSPLLAMDMDFHILQTEIRPYDEARLRLWSNLHDWRPALTSFNETAGLASELDVVITVDTSVAHLTSALGIPTWVMLPFAPDFRWLLDRTDSPWYPSVQLFRQPEPKAWLPVVEALARELTDRFNA
- a CDS encoding glycosyltransferase family A protein — encoded protein: MKPPYFSIIIATHERPRLLARAMQSVCANTFTDHEMIVVADTVDAATMHVISQNLREQDSFCKRIGKLGPALSRNVGLSMARGKYVIFLDDDDAFSIDYLERAFLTTLDNPGSVIYTNYCVIQEDRSQPDLPPQPGQAFSVANADFNALYVKNFILNHSVIFPREAVHGRLQDPHLSSLDDWDFLLNVASDTPFVHANITGAMVYKDYVNQHDRRGGNSQSNGMQTVTDYLSIYKKWPAPNLDLRVKRQQLLASAGQHVPIDWV
- a CDS encoding glycosyltransferase family 25 protein; amino-acid sequence: MDCYYINLASETEKRAQLEKNFAQHNTLNWPLHRFEALDKKYVEANNIQGQLSNGAKGCFLSHRELMNQNINNKDHLFIVEDDIVLCNKTQTVIEKIITTPEFEWDLLYTDICVPNAATMLDLFQLKQSCLKNDQLRILDLCEMNFASTAAYIVNKNSISKVASMLNAMQQLDTPIDLTYRALVQTRKLKAFVAFPFLTSLSSESEDSNIQTKEHAYTELVWHSFRKLIWMGGKSDHIEKNLTLIREGDFTDEAKAFSTILSGTFSQSFIQK